The following are encoded together in the Opitutus sp. ER46 genome:
- a CDS encoding L,D-transpeptidase: MRLIGCALILAAAMTCHGEEGATEEAAAEAQAVEEVPLPMPANVFEAQVELHRRGFSCGSIDGVPGAQTAGALRAFQRSAGLRPTGLLDTRTREALRMATVALKEHEVSPVDLGGLEPVPKTWLEKSERERLGYATVLEALGERYHANPKILQQLNPDVDWAGMLPGAVLTVPAADEVVVAGEPAEIVIGLSERELEVLDAGGRVIAHFPVSIAKMAEKRPVGELHVTVVIPNPDYTFNPAVFPESAEARSLGRKLILPPGPNNPVGLAWVGLDRPGYGMHGTPEPEQVGRTESHGCFRLANWDAVTLLRLVRVGMKVVVVP, from the coding sequence ATGCGACTGATCGGATGTGCCCTCATTCTGGCTGCGGCGATGACTTGCCATGGGGAGGAGGGCGCGACGGAGGAGGCCGCGGCGGAGGCGCAGGCGGTCGAGGAGGTGCCGCTGCCGATGCCCGCGAATGTGTTTGAGGCGCAGGTCGAACTGCATCGGCGGGGGTTCTCCTGCGGCTCGATCGACGGTGTGCCAGGGGCGCAGACGGCGGGAGCGTTGCGGGCGTTTCAGCGTTCGGCGGGGCTCCGGCCGACCGGGTTGCTCGACACCCGCACGCGCGAGGCGCTGCGCATGGCGACGGTGGCGCTGAAGGAACATGAGGTTTCGCCGGTCGATCTCGGCGGACTCGAGCCGGTGCCAAAGACGTGGTTGGAAAAATCGGAGCGGGAGCGCCTGGGGTATGCCACGGTGCTGGAGGCGCTCGGCGAGCGCTATCACGCGAATCCGAAGATCCTGCAGCAGCTCAACCCCGACGTGGACTGGGCCGGAATGTTGCCGGGGGCGGTCCTGACGGTCCCGGCGGCGGACGAAGTCGTCGTTGCCGGTGAGCCGGCGGAGATCGTGATCGGGCTCAGCGAGCGTGAACTCGAGGTGCTCGATGCGGGCGGCCGCGTGATCGCGCACTTTCCGGTGAGCATCGCGAAGATGGCGGAGAAGCGGCCGGTGGGGGAGCTGCACGTCACGGTCGTGATTCCGAACCCGGACTACACCTTCAATCCCGCGGTGTTTCCGGAGTCGGCCGAAGCGCGGAGCTTGGGACGCAAACTGATCCTGCCTCCGGGGCCCAATAATCCGGTCGGGCTGGCGTGGGTCGGGCTGGATCGTCCTGGTTACGGCATGCACGGCACGCCGGAGCCGGAGCAGGTGGGCCGGACGGAATCGCACGGCTGCTTCCGGCTGGCGAACTGGGACGCGGTGACGCTCCTGCGGCTCGTGCGCGTCGGGATGAAAGTGGTCGTCGTGCCATAG